One Leptospira bourretii DNA segment encodes these proteins:
- a CDS encoding restriction endonuclease, whose protein sequence is MKIPTYDEMMNPLISALKELGGSGTIEEINERVFAIMELSNDVLEIPHGEKGSRSEVEYRLAWTRTYLKRAGMLENSSRGVWSLTSESKNANRLNPKDIVSHVRSLTKVERKEKEEIEDFETNDLDAPEEFRNWRNGLKEILFAIKPDAFERLFKRILRESGFHQVEVTGKSGDGGIDGKGIFRIAGFISFNVLFQCKRYRNNSVSASEIRDFRGALQGRADKGLFVTTSSFTREAIKEATRDGAPPIDLIDGDALIDKLKELQLGLEIEIVEKVEINRDWFNDL, encoded by the coding sequence ATGAAAATTCCAACTTATGACGAAATGATGAATCCTTTAATTTCTGCGTTAAAAGAATTAGGAGGATCGGGAACCATAGAAGAAATAAACGAAAGAGTATTTGCGATAATGGAACTTTCTAATGATGTACTAGAAATTCCTCATGGTGAGAAAGGGTCTCGTAGCGAGGTTGAGTATCGTTTGGCATGGACAAGAACTTACCTCAAACGTGCGGGTATGTTGGAAAATTCATCAAGAGGTGTTTGGTCGCTTACTAGTGAAAGTAAGAATGCTAATCGATTAAATCCCAAAGATATCGTTTCCCATGTAAGGTCTTTAACTAAAGTAGAAAGAAAAGAAAAAGAAGAAATTGAGGATTTCGAAACTAACGATCTCGATGCACCAGAAGAATTCAGGAATTGGAGAAATGGTTTAAAAGAAATACTGTTTGCAATCAAACCTGATGCATTTGAGCGATTGTTTAAAAGAATTCTCAGAGAATCCGGATTTCATCAAGTTGAAGTAACAGGCAAGAGTGGTGATGGTGGAATTGATGGAAAAGGAATTTTTAGAATAGCTGGATTTATAAGTTTTAATGTATTATTCCAATGCAAAAGATACCGCAATAATTCTGTTTCTGCATCTGAAATTCGAGATTTTAGAGGTGCCTTACAGGGTCGAGCTGATAAAGGTTTGTTCGTAACAACAAGTTCGTTTACAAGAGAAGCTATTAAGGAAGCAACACGAGACGGGGCTCCACCTATTGATTTGATCGATGGAGATGCATTAATAGATAAATTAAAAGAACTTCAGTTAGGTTTAGAAATCGAAATTGTGGAAAAAGTTGAAATTAATAGAGATTGGTTTAATGATCTTTAA
- a CDS encoding acyl-CoA dehydrogenase family protein → MTATAVKLEKSQAEKALSAQAALLNDVTKRLALKNSDNGKVSVSKMDKTQHVFYQLAWMTAQQRVAENFIVYAWDASKGTGEMEQKMALTFAAETVSNIRSELAARPAEYELTYQELFSKLFSDEINTYVEAASKMENYEAIVDKIVDLGHFGAYGLSEDHENFRGIFKDFAENVVVPHAEHVHRHDDLIPQEIINGLKDMGCFGLCIPEQFGGIQPDDRPDNISMLVVTEELSRGSLGAAGSLITRPEIMSKALLKGGTEEQKNKWLPLLASGEKFAGIMVTEPNYGSDVAGVSVTAKEVDGGFVINGVKTWCTFAGYANLLLILCRTESDPSLKHRGLSIILAEKPSFEGHEFSYKQDGGGTIQGKAIGTIGYRGMHSYEVSFEDYFVPKENLLGGDAGRGKGFYFQMEGFAGGRIQTAARANGVMQAALEAALRYSQERKVFAKPIYDYTLTKFKIAKMAMIVQATRQYTNYVATLLDNHKGQMEATLVKLYASKIAEWVTREAMQIHGGMGYAEEYPVSRYFVDARVFSIFEGAEEVMALRVVAKDLLDQALAS, encoded by the coding sequence ATGACCGCAACGGCAGTGAAACTCGAAAAATCCCAGGCGGAGAAGGCTCTTAGTGCTCAAGCCGCCCTCCTCAATGATGTAACCAAACGACTCGCTCTGAAAAATTCCGACAACGGCAAAGTATCCGTAAGCAAAATGGACAAAACACAACATGTGTTTTACCAATTGGCTTGGATGACCGCTCAACAACGTGTTGCTGAGAACTTTATCGTTTATGCTTGGGATGCTTCCAAGGGAACTGGCGAGATGGAACAGAAAATGGCCCTTACTTTTGCGGCTGAAACTGTTTCCAACATTCGTTCGGAACTCGCAGCTCGCCCTGCAGAGTATGAACTCACATACCAAGAACTATTCTCCAAACTTTTTTCTGATGAAATCAATACTTACGTAGAAGCAGCATCCAAAATGGAAAACTACGAAGCGATTGTAGACAAGATCGTTGATCTTGGACACTTCGGTGCTTATGGTCTTTCAGAAGATCATGAAAACTTCCGCGGAATTTTCAAAGATTTCGCTGAAAACGTGGTTGTCCCTCATGCAGAACATGTCCACAGACATGACGATCTGATCCCACAAGAAATCATCAATGGACTAAAAGACATGGGTTGTTTCGGTCTTTGTATTCCAGAACAATTTGGTGGAATCCAACCAGATGATCGTCCAGACAACATTTCTATGTTAGTTGTGACTGAAGAACTTTCTCGTGGTTCCCTCGGAGCTGCTGGATCTCTTATCACTAGACCAGAAATTATGTCCAAGGCCCTCCTAAAAGGGGGAACGGAAGAACAAAAAAACAAATGGTTACCACTTCTTGCATCTGGTGAAAAATTCGCAGGGATTATGGTAACAGAACCTAACTACGGTTCTGACGTAGCTGGAGTTTCTGTTACAGCAAAAGAAGTAGATGGCGGATTTGTGATCAATGGTGTAAAAACTTGGTGCACATTCGCAGGTTATGCGAATCTCCTTCTTATCCTTTGCCGTACAGAATCTGATCCAAGTCTCAAACACAGAGGTCTTTCTATCATTTTAGCTGAAAAACCATCCTTTGAAGGACATGAATTCAGTTACAAACAAGACGGTGGCGGAACCATCCAAGGAAAAGCAATCGGAACCATCGGTTACCGAGGAATGCACTCTTACGAAGTATCTTTCGAAGATTACTTTGTTCCGAAAGAAAACCTTCTTGGTGGTGATGCTGGACGCGGAAAAGGATTCTACTTCCAAATGGAAGGATTTGCTGGTGGACGTATCCAAACAGCAGCTCGTGCCAATGGTGTGATGCAAGCGGCTCTCGAAGCAGCACTTCGTTATTCCCAAGAACGTAAAGTATTCGCAAAACCAATTTACGATTACACTTTAACTAAGTTCAAAATCGCGAAGATGGCTATGATTGTGCAGGCAACTCGCCAATACACAAACTATGTAGCAACTTTACTTGATAACCACAAAGGCCAAATGGAAGCAACACTTGTTAAGTTGTATGCATCCAAAATTGCTGAGTGGGTGACTCGTGAAGCAATGCAAATTCATGGTGGTATGGGTTATGCGGAAGAATATCCAGTATCACGATACTTTGTGGATGCTCGTGTATTCTCTATCTTTGAAGGTGCGGAAGAAGTAATGGCACTTCGCGTTGTTGCGAAAGACCTACTTGACCAAGCACTCGCTTCTTAG
- a CDS encoding START domain-containing protein, translating into MTKKQILIMTLIGISFLSNLSSLFAQSPEWSESKRKKGIQVLTRPFAGSNLDEFLGRTEVDASISQVIALLTDPASCKNLYHQCKELTVLSGTEKKSVVYLRNGAPWPVNDRDLIMDRGFEQNEKTLATMMKIKRLDSNARPTPSGVTRMENFEGVWRIIPQANGKLKIEYQAHFEPGGSVPQSVINLVLTDTPYESLLNLKTLVEEGKHKDTKFDWVKEPTKK; encoded by the coding sequence ATGACAAAAAAACAAATCCTCATTATGACTTTGATAGGAATTTCCTTTCTATCAAATTTATCTTCGCTCTTTGCCCAATCACCCGAATGGTCGGAGTCCAAACGGAAAAAAGGCATCCAAGTACTCACTCGTCCTTTTGCAGGTTCCAACCTTGATGAGTTTTTAGGTCGAACTGAAGTGGATGCTTCTATTTCTCAAGTGATTGCGCTCTTAACTGATCCGGCTTCTTGCAAAAATCTTTACCACCAGTGTAAAGAACTCACTGTGCTTTCCGGAACTGAAAAAAAATCAGTTGTTTATCTTCGTAACGGTGCACCTTGGCCAGTCAATGATCGTGATTTGATTATGGATAGGGGATTTGAACAAAATGAAAAAACTTTGGCCACTATGATGAAAATCAAACGCCTTGATTCGAATGCACGCCCAACTCCTTCTGGAGTCACTCGTATGGAAAACTTTGAAGGTGTTTGGCGTATCATTCCACAGGCCAATGGAAAACTAAAAATTGAATACCAGGCTCACTTTGAACCAGGTGGGTCCGTTCCCCAATCAGTTATTAATTTAGTTTTAACGGACACTCCTTACGAATCACTTTTGAATTTAAAAACCTTAGTAGAAGAAGGAAAACATAAAGATACAAAATTTGATTGGGTCAAGGAACCCACAAAAAAATAA
- a CDS encoding HigA family addiction module antitoxin, giving the protein MKRLANIHPGQILSEEFLTPLKITAYRLAKETGISQTRISQILIYKRSVSADTAIRLSKFFGTTPQFWLGLQNDYDLEEEMLKKQKEFNGIHNYKDLAIAS; this is encoded by the coding sequence ATGAAACGTTTAGCAAACATACATCCTGGACAAATACTATCGGAAGAGTTTCTTACTCCATTAAAAATTACTGCCTATCGACTTGCAAAGGAAACTGGTATTTCCCAAACTAGAATCAGTCAAATTCTAATCTATAAAAGATCAGTTTCCGCTGATACGGCAATACGTTTATCAAAATTCTTCGGAACTACTCCTCAATTCTGGCTTGGTTTACAAAATGATTATGATCTGGAAGAAGAAATGTTGAAAAAGCAAAAAGAATTTAACGGCATTCACAATTACAAAGATTTAGCAATAGCATCTTAA
- a CDS encoding DUF1697 domain-containing protein, whose product MKYIALLRGINVGGNRKVEMKKLRTLFESFGYTKVSTYINSGNIIFESEDDQKTVLAKIIKAFEKTFDFEIPTLVKTEKEMKKIAKAIPEEWQNDDTQRTDIAYLFPEADSKKIIEELPLKMDYLDIRYIKGAIIWNIKRENVNKSQLAKLISHKLYQTMTIRNVNTARFLAGEKE is encoded by the coding sequence ATGAAATACATCGCACTACTCAGAGGAATCAATGTAGGAGGAAACAGAAAGGTCGAAATGAAAAAACTTCGAACACTTTTTGAATCCTTTGGTTATACGAAAGTTTCTACTTATATCAACTCAGGGAATATCATTTTTGAATCAGAAGATGATCAAAAAACGGTTCTCGCAAAAATTATAAAGGCTTTTGAAAAAACTTTTGATTTCGAAATCCCCACTCTTGTGAAGACAGAAAAAGAAATGAAAAAAATTGCCAAAGCGATCCCAGAGGAATGGCAAAACGATGACACGCAAAGGACGGATATTGCTTACTTGTTTCCAGAAGCAGATTCCAAAAAAATCATCGAGGAACTTCCACTTAAAATGGACTATCTCGATATTCGTTATATTAAAGGTGCGATCATTTGGAATATCAAAAGAGAAAATGTAAACAAAAGCCAACTTGCCAAATTAATCAGTCATAAATTGTATCAGACAATGACAATACGCAATGTGAACACGGCTAGGTTTTTAGCAGGAGAAAAAGAGTAA
- a CDS encoding LIMLP_16025 family protein, producing the protein MSNVENKLQDIVNAGIGAVKTSKEVWEKLVVDLNEKKSKFETNFQKLKEQGESDTSDNALKVKMGVAWGIVRFDEIKDNVVKYLDKVKEGNQNKPS; encoded by the coding sequence ATGAGCAATGTGGAAAACAAGCTGCAAGATATCGTAAATGCTGGGATTGGCGCCGTAAAAACTTCCAAAGAAGTCTGGGAGAAACTGGTCGTTGACCTAAACGAGAAAAAAAGCAAATTTGAAACAAACTTTCAAAAGTTGAAAGAACAAGGCGAAAGTGATACGAGTGACAATGCCCTAAAAGTAAAAATGGGTGTGGCTTGGGGAATCGTTCGTTTTGATGAAATCAAAGACAACGTAGTAAAATATTTAGATAAAGTGAAAGAAGGAAACCAAAACAAACCTTCTTAA
- a CDS encoding TetR/AcrR family transcriptional regulator, which produces MPRTGLTASEIQDKAVEIAIGEMRAKGFEKVRLVDVAKEMGISHAALYSHFQDKTALFDAVSERWLVKLDEKQDLLVKEKRDPIQKILTWFLNLHRMKLEKVNLDPELYKAFDMAAEESKPFIQTHLTNMRIQMASLVTEAINQKKIKKRDVNLVAEILISAGTAFTHPKLVAQHCHENRESLLVETIEAVLKGLG; this is translated from the coding sequence ATGCCAAGAACCGGTCTCACAGCCTCGGAAATCCAAGACAAAGCGGTGGAAATTGCCATAGGCGAAATGCGGGCCAAAGGTTTTGAAAAGGTTCGTCTGGTGGATGTAGCCAAAGAAATGGGGATTAGCCATGCGGCCCTCTACTCTCATTTTCAAGACAAAACAGCTCTTTTTGATGCTGTTTCCGAACGTTGGCTTGTGAAGTTAGATGAAAAACAGGATTTGCTGGTAAAAGAAAAACGAGACCCCATCCAAAAGATCCTCACTTGGTTTCTAAATCTCCACCGAATGAAATTGGAAAAGGTAAATCTTGATCCTGAGTTGTATAAGGCTTTTGATATGGCAGCAGAAGAGTCCAAACCCTTTATCCAAACTCATTTGACCAATATGCGAATCCAAATGGCTAGTTTGGTCACAGAAGCCATAAACCAAAAGAAGATCAAAAAAAGAGATGTGAATTTGGTGGCAGAAATTCTGATTTCGGCAGGAACTGCTTTCACTCACCCAAAACTTGTGGCCCAACACTGTCATGAGAACAGAGAGTCGTTGTTAGTGGAAACGATTGAAGCGGTATTGAAGGGACTAGGTTGA
- a CDS encoding SDR family oxidoreductase yields the protein MQLNGNTILITGGTSGIGLALAKRLSSLGNQILVCGTSAKKMEEIRKTYPGWGTYLRDISKPEEREKLFQETTKDFPELNVLFNNAGIQRYPKLNELEPWADLGKEIDLNLGAPIHLSMLFAKHLFAKKNAAILNTTSGLSHIPLAYAPVYSATKAALHSFTLTLRFQFRNQPIEVIEVSPPMVDTDLGIPNTHTAGLNLDEYADGVISGLRNGDLEITTGFSTVSANASREQKNEIFLSMNNARSGSN from the coding sequence ATGCAATTGAATGGAAATACAATCCTCATCACCGGAGGAACAAGTGGGATCGGACTTGCTCTGGCAAAACGACTCTCCAGTCTCGGAAACCAAATTTTAGTTTGCGGAACCAGCGCAAAGAAAATGGAAGAGATTCGGAAAACTTATCCTGGGTGGGGGACTTATCTTCGTGATATTTCAAAGCCTGAAGAGAGAGAAAAATTATTCCAAGAAACAACAAAGGATTTTCCGGAACTCAATGTGTTATTCAATAATGCAGGAATCCAACGTTATCCTAAATTAAATGAACTAGAACCTTGGGCAGATTTGGGAAAAGAAATTGATTTAAATTTGGGAGCTCCCATTCATCTTTCGATGTTATTCGCTAAACACCTGTTTGCAAAGAAAAATGCGGCGATTTTAAATACAACATCCGGACTATCGCATATCCCTTTGGCTTATGCACCGGTGTATAGTGCAACGAAAGCGGCATTACATTCCTTTACTTTGACCTTAAGGTTTCAATTTCGCAACCAACCGATTGAAGTGATTGAAGTTTCTCCTCCCATGGTCGATACGGATTTAGGGATTCCTAACACGCATACGGCGGGACTCAACTTGGATGAATATGCGGACGGTGTGATCAGTGGATTAAGAAATGGAGATTTAGAAATCACCACTGGATTTTCGACTGTTTCAGCAAATGCGAGTCGGGAACAAAAGAATGAAATCTTTTTGTCTATGAACAATGCAAGGAGTGGATCAAACTAA
- a CDS encoding arylesterase: MTLVFLFANCSSPIQEKPIAGCERIPGTPGPEDLDLIRDTSTVIVSSHERRNGLKDIGALFEVSFANPNGKLEAKKIETNYPENFRPHGISYAKVNGVDTLAVISHTLVDENPHTLEIFERSKSGKWTYTKTLSDPTLTSPNDIFMNEAGEIFVSNDNGTSNAFRKYWDMIVRSGRADVSYYDGKTFQALNVPVMLGNGIYIRKKGNEELLYRSVFSEKAIRVYQVERSGGKINLKYLESIAIGAGPDNILEDENGMLWLAAHDSTYKFIRHVMNRTNLAPTRVFKINPENKEVTEVYANEGAEISAGSTGLVFKNKLLISQVFEDFLLVCPRP; this comes from the coding sequence TTGACCCTTGTTTTCTTGTTTGCGAATTGCAGTAGCCCCATCCAAGAAAAACCCATTGCTGGCTGCGAACGAATTCCAGGAACTCCTGGCCCGGAAGATTTGGATCTCATCCGTGATACATCTACAGTCATTGTTTCTTCCCATGAACGCCGCAATGGACTAAAAGATATCGGAGCTTTGTTTGAAGTTTCTTTCGCTAACCCGAATGGAAAATTAGAAGCAAAAAAAATTGAAACCAATTATCCTGAAAATTTTCGTCCACATGGTATCAGTTATGCGAAAGTAAACGGTGTTGATACCCTAGCTGTGATTTCCCATACCCTAGTGGATGAGAATCCACATACCCTTGAAATTTTTGAACGTTCTAAGTCAGGCAAATGGACCTATACAAAAACTTTGAGTGATCCCACTCTCACAAGTCCTAATGATATTTTTATGAACGAAGCCGGAGAGATTTTTGTTTCCAATGACAATGGAACTAGTAATGCCTTTCGTAAGTACTGGGACATGATCGTTCGCAGCGGAAGAGCAGATGTATCTTATTATGATGGAAAAACTTTCCAGGCCTTAAATGTCCCTGTTATGCTTGGTAATGGAATATATATTCGTAAAAAAGGAAATGAAGAACTCTTATACAGATCTGTATTTTCTGAAAAAGCCATTCGTGTGTATCAAGTGGAACGAAGTGGTGGAAAGATCAATTTAAAGTATTTGGAATCCATCGCCATAGGTGCGGGCCCCGATAATATTTTAGAAGATGAAAATGGAATGTTATGGCTTGCGGCCCATGATTCAACCTATAAATTCATTCGTCATGTGATGAATCGAACGAATCTAGCACCCACTCGTGTTTTTAAAATCAATCCAGAGAACAAAGAAGTCACTGAAGTGTATGCCAATGAAGGTGCAGAAATTTCAGCCGGAAGTACGGGACTTGTTTTCAAAAACAAACTTTTGATTTCGCAAGTGTTTGAAGATTTCCTTTTGGTTTGCCCAAGGCCATAG
- a CDS encoding crossover junction endodeoxyribonuclease RuvC produces the protein MKIIGIDPGSHRVGYAILSFPEGLRRNPELLTYGTIEVAPKTPSPTNLLQIRKELMDILTEFQPEAAAVEELFFVQNTTTGMKVSESRGVILLSLGEKQIPVVSLTATQIKKGISAKGNATKKEVRAAIQMILGFKDLKGHDDSWDAIACAFVGRSLV, from the coding sequence TTGAAAATCATCGGCATTGACCCTGGATCCCACCGTGTGGGGTATGCAATTCTTTCCTTTCCTGAAGGATTGCGTCGTAACCCCGAACTGTTAACTTACGGAACCATTGAAGTGGCTCCGAAAACCCCTTCTCCTACCAACCTCCTCCAAATCCGCAAGGAACTGATGGATATCCTCACCGAATTCCAACCGGAGGCGGCCGCGGTCGAAGAACTCTTCTTTGTTCAGAACACAACGACCGGAATGAAGGTCTCCGAATCTCGCGGGGTCATCTTACTTTCCCTCGGCGAAAAACAAATTCCTGTGGTATCACTGACAGCAACGCAAATCAAAAAAGGAATCTCCGCCAAAGGGAATGCCACCAAAAAAGAAGTCCGGGCAGCCATCCAAATGATTTTAGGATTTAAAGATCTGAAAGGCCACGACGACTCTTGGGACGCCATCGCTTGTGCCTTTGTGGGTCGATCTTTAGTTTGA